Part of the Woronichinia naegeliana WA131 genome, TAATAAATAAAATTAATAAAGAAATAGAAAAAAAGCGACGGGTGTAGCGTCAGGAAAAAAAGAAAATGAAGGAAAGTTACTGTTAGATGCGACTTGTACACCAGCAGATATAAAATATCCAACGGATATAGGAATATTGAATGATGCCAGAGAAAAAACAGAAAAAATAATAGATAAGCGATATGAAGAAATAAAAGAGAAAAGGAAAGAAAAGCCGAGGACTTATAGGGAAGTGGCAAGAAAAGAGTACTTAGCCATAGAAAAAAAACGTCGTGTGTCAAAAAAAGAAAGAAGAAAAGGAACAAAAAAACAACTAGGATATATAAAAAGAAACTTGTCTCATATAGAAAAAATGATAGAAGAGGGAGCAAAGTTAGAAAAACTAACGAAAAAAGAGCAAGAAGAGCTTGTAACGATAGGAAAAGTGTATGAGCAACAGTTAGAAATGTATGAAAAAAAGACAAATAAAGTAGAAAACAGAATCGTGAGTGTAAGCCAACCTCACGTGCGTCCAATAGTGCGTGGAAAAGCGGGAAAAGCAGTAGAGTTTGGAGCTAAAATATCGGCAAGTAATGTGAATGGCTTTGTCTTCTTAGACAAATTAAGTTGGGATAATTACAACGAATCGGGAGATTTACAAGCGCGAATAGAAGAATATAAAAGGGAAACAGGATGTTATCCGGAATCGGTTCATGTGGATAAAATCTATCGAACAAAAGCGAATCGAGCTTATTGTAAAGAAAGGGATATAAGAATGAGTGGTCCCCGATTGGGAAGACCGCCGAAAGAGGTGAGCAAAGAAAAAAAGAAAGAGGCACGCTCAGATGAAAGAGTGCGTAATGCCATTGAGGGTAAATTCGGACAGGGAAAGAGGAAATTTAGTCTTGGTCGAGTGATGGCCAAACTACCTGAGACCTCGGAAACGGTAATTGCGATGAACTTTTTGGTAATGAATCTTTCTACTCTACTTCAGAAGACAAAAAGTAAAAAGTTGTAGAGTCGTTTTTCTTGTGAAAAATGGTGTTAATTTTCCTCTCTTTTGTGAGGAGTGATTTGTGTTGACCTTTTTAGACAGAAAGGAACAATAGATTAAACAAAATCTGTATTTTGATTTGTTTCCATAAGGATAAGTTATCTATGCTTTTTCAGTCCATACTTCCCTAACCCACATTTCTTTCGTTTTTTGACTTTTTCAGCAAGCCCTACTTAAACAGGTCTCGATCCGCATCAAAGAGACATGGCAAAAGGCTAGAGTTCTTTCAACAGGAGGCTAATAAACTTATTAAGCACCTTTACGGTCTCCTTGTAATACTTGGATTGTTCCCCAACCGACAAAATCTTCATCCCAAGAACCCGATCTCGAAGCTGATGTAGCAGATCACGATCAAGTTGCTTAATACCTGAAAACATATCTAGTTGTTGAGGATTTCCATGATTAGAGAAAGAAGTCTTACCCTCCATGTCCGATAGCTGAAGTCGCAATACTGCCATCTCGTCTTTCAGTTTCTCGTTTTCTTTTTCCAAACTCTCATGTAATACATGGTTTAATGCAAAATGTTCAATCAAATCTGCCCTTGTAATACGCTGTTTGTCGGCTATATTTCCTAGCATTTCCCATGTTGAATCTGTCGCCCGAATGCTTCTGACAGGACGAAGCTCATTAGACTTTTGAATAAATTTACCGTTGTCACCACGAATGCGGGTCATACCGAGTAATACATGAAAGTCAGAGGATTGATTACCGAAAGGATAGCACTATCCATGTATTACTTGATTATTTATTATTTTTCATCTTCAAGATAGAACCGTCCTCGTCTAGCTTGCTCTAAGCGATACCTTGCAAAACTTATTTTTTCAGTAAAGTCAATTGGATTTGGAACATGGTTCGGAGGCAAAACTTGCTTGGCGGCCATTTTTATGGCGTTTATGGGGTGCATCCCGTTTTCTATGTTGTTTGCTGCTGTCTGACAAATCGCAGCATAATCAGCCAAATCAGTAATAGGAAAATAATCACGAAGTAATTCATTTTCACTAACAGGCTTACCTAAAGAAGACTCCAGCCTTTGCCTCATGTCAGAAGCCTTCTCTCCTGTAAGAACAAGATTGACTTCGTTGTGGACTCGTCCAAAGAATATCCCTGTTTCTTTAGAACGTGGGTTGTATTGGTTGGATGCCTCTAAAAACGACTTTACCTGATCTGTCAGTGCTGTCCTGCTAGAATTTTTCAATTTATCACGCATAGCAATCCTGTCTATATCTGCTTCCATCTGAGCAGGAGTATAGCCAGAACCCAACCAAGAATGAATCCAGTCTTCTACGAACAAAGAAAAATCATCGTTGACCCACATCGTAAAACGAACAGCAAGACGGGGATGTATCCATGTCCCCTGATATTTGCCACCTTGCTTTACCTCTATTAATTCCGTTACAGGAATTCCTGTAACGAGAGAAAGCTTATTGATGGCGGACTGTGCCATTTTTGTTTGTAGCCAATTGGACGTATCTTTTCTCTCTCCCGTTATCTCCAGATGTGCCTTACATATCTGGGTTGCATTGACATATCCATCTGTTTCTCGCTGATATATGGCAATTCCCTCAATTTTGCGCTCTATAGTCTTAATTCTAGTGTTCATACTCTAAATTCCTTTGATTAACTGGTCTTTATAAGCTTCAGAGATAATTCTTTCCGTTAATTTATCTGGCTTAATCTCATAACCCAAAAATAGTAGATCACTGAGAAATATACAGGACTTGCCATTCTTTGTGAAAACTGACACCCCTGACAAATCAATGATTTTTGTCTCTGTAACACAATCATAGTCGCTTGCGTCTAATCGCCTAGCGAACTCCAAAATATCATTAGCGAGTGAATCGGGAACCCTGATAACTCTTGTTTTCCCGTGATTCCACTTAAACTTTCCTCCTGCGCCAACACGCTTACCACCTCTAGGCATTTTCTTTCTCCTATATTGACTATGTTACACCATCATTATCATAAGTAATGGAAAATGTCATGTAATACATGGTAAAGTATAGCAAAAATTATCCATGAAATACATGGATAAAGCCAGTGTTATACTCTGAACGGGTTAGAACTTAACTTTTTCAAAATGGCTAAAAGCCTTATTAGCAATGGATTTTAGTCCTTTTTTATAAGTCCATTTTTTAGCCGTTTAGAGTATAGAAAGAGTCATGTTTTAGTGGTGTTAGGTGGTGTCGTCATATCCCTTTTCGGGAATCTTACAGACAATCCCTATCGCGGTCGCCGT contains:
- a CDS encoding KilA-N domain-containing protein, which translates into the protein MNTRIKTIERKIEGIAIYQRETDGYVNATQICKAHLEITGERKDTSNWLQTKMAQSAINKLSLVTGIPVTELIEVKQGGKYQGTWIHPRLAVRFTMWVNDDFSLFVEDWIHSWLGSGYTPAQMEADIDRIAMRDKLKNSSRTALTDQVKSFLEASNQYNPRSKETGIFFGRVHNEVNLVLTGEKASDMRQRLESSLGKPVSENELLRDYFPITDLADYAAICQTAANNIENGMHPINAIKMAAKQVLPPNHVPNPIDFTEKISFARYRLEQARRGRFYLEDEK